Proteins encoded within one genomic window of Saccharopolyspora pogona:
- a CDS encoding BTAD domain-containing putative transcriptional regulator, translating to MPVSGPLKVELLGPSRAWLGQEEITLGPPRQRAVFAAVALHANHAVSRHELIDALWGERPPTSAEGSVYTYISGLRRSLEPQRSRRSNDGILVSQPAGYTLRLAREDLDVAVFERLRDQGRQQLSSGDCEAAVESLDAALGLWRGEALSGVPGPFAERQRERLAELRLATIEHRSKAVLALGGHVDLAAELAGLVRDFPLRESLRVLLMITLYRSGRPAEALEVYRDARRMLVDELGVEPGPELSRVHEQILANDPALDAEPARAPVAGRVSRSASCPPLSVVPAHVTRALQRSEESRFVGRTSEVTRLRDLVAEVLAGRGRPVWIEGDPGIGKSELLTVALADAGRRGCQLAWAVADELSQRFPLQVMTECLGVDATASDPRRAQLAATLHGEHSADPVHRLLELVDEICVVSPLILVIDDLQWADEASVLVWHRLCAATRQLPLLLVAASRPAPDRAEVGQLRRAVESRDGEVFLVAPLSETETDQLLGELVGAKPGPVLREIAGRAAGNPMYVQEMTDALLRADAVAIGDGTADVPASSISDAPQSLVAAVGRRLDFLSPRAREVLRWGALFGLEFSVTDVAAATGQQVFELLSAFEEAVAADVVVDAETQLAFRHPLLRQALYDGIPKAVRGALHRQAAEAFARGGAPVRQVAEQLLAAPAADDRWVLEWLADNHVAVSNRAPLIAIELFERALETCPASDGNREVLLAALAKVLFRAGRDAEPKVRQALAVATDPYRSAEMRQLLAAMLFRRGETAVAIDTLGGSADNPAVPEIWRARHRSLQANFRRGDLSDLDATEESAVDAYTEAVTAGEPYPIAHALQTRWLVDTVRRDHMQALEYVDKALEVIGHDPDLSEFRFDLLDNRTFTLQNLDRLDEAEEAMRSARKVAAQDLSSSGLQVTEAVHYYWVGRWDEAMLELQTLTEDGPAISFYGLREPGPAALLSHGVGALIAGRREDAKTTARHLNAAEEYSPSSGAERENVDFLLVAQALAAEQRGEPEKALSIMDPILSPGFAPLMLRHQWLPDLVRLAVELGDLNRAHQALDVCREEAVEESRPARAFTAAARCEGLISGDPEPIMAAVQHYRVVGRGIELAAALEDVALLLAQRDLRDDAQRKLDEAVQQFGLLSARWDIRRAESRLRAHGILPNPHTRVMRPADGWAALSREEVRIAILVSEGRSNPDIAAELAVPRRIVQSHVTSILGKLNVHSRFAVVDEVRRHVPDRALTEVHR from the coding sequence ATGCCTGTGAGCGGCCCGCTCAAGGTCGAATTGCTGGGGCCTTCGCGCGCTTGGCTCGGACAAGAGGAGATCACGCTGGGCCCACCACGCCAGCGAGCGGTGTTCGCGGCGGTGGCGCTGCACGCCAATCACGCCGTCTCCCGGCATGAACTCATCGATGCCCTGTGGGGAGAACGCCCTCCCACCAGTGCCGAAGGCAGCGTCTACACCTACATTTCAGGCCTGCGCCGCAGCCTGGAACCGCAGCGCTCCCGACGGTCCAACGACGGCATCCTGGTCTCACAACCAGCCGGTTACACGCTTCGGCTCGCTCGGGAAGACCTGGACGTCGCCGTCTTCGAGCGACTGCGTGACCAGGGTCGGCAACAGCTTTCCTCCGGTGACTGCGAGGCCGCGGTTGAATCCCTGGACGCTGCGTTGGGTCTGTGGCGCGGGGAAGCGCTGTCCGGCGTCCCGGGGCCATTCGCCGAGCGCCAACGCGAACGCCTGGCGGAATTGCGCCTAGCGACCATCGAGCACCGTTCGAAGGCTGTCCTCGCACTGGGCGGTCACGTGGATTTGGCTGCGGAGCTTGCCGGGCTGGTCCGCGACTTCCCGTTACGGGAGTCCCTGCGCGTGTTGTTGATGATCACCCTGTACCGCAGCGGACGACCGGCGGAGGCATTGGAGGTCTACCGGGACGCCCGCCGGATGCTGGTTGACGAGCTCGGCGTCGAACCAGGGCCCGAGCTGAGTCGAGTGCACGAACAGATCCTGGCCAATGATCCCGCATTGGACGCAGAGCCGGCGAGGGCACCGGTGGCTGGCAGAGTATCACGGTCGGCCAGCTGCCCACCGCTGTCGGTCGTTCCGGCCCACGTCACCCGTGCACTGCAGCGAAGCGAGGAAAGCCGCTTCGTCGGACGCACTTCGGAGGTCACACGCCTGCGGGACTTGGTTGCCGAGGTGCTCGCGGGCCGTGGCCGACCGGTATGGATCGAGGGCGATCCGGGGATCGGAAAATCCGAGCTGCTCACAGTTGCTCTCGCCGATGCCGGCCGCCGCGGCTGTCAACTCGCATGGGCGGTGGCCGACGAACTGAGTCAGCGATTCCCGCTCCAGGTCATGACGGAGTGTCTCGGCGTCGATGCGACGGCATCCGACCCGCGGCGGGCACAGCTTGCCGCCACCCTGCACGGCGAGCATTCCGCAGACCCGGTCCACCGGCTGCTCGAACTCGTCGATGAGATCTGCGTGGTCTCGCCGCTGATTCTGGTCATCGACGATCTGCAGTGGGCGGACGAGGCCAGCGTTCTGGTGTGGCACCGGCTCTGCGCGGCGACGCGCCAATTGCCACTGCTGCTGGTCGCGGCATCACGTCCGGCACCAGACCGGGCGGAGGTGGGACAGCTGCGCCGCGCTGTCGAATCGCGGGATGGCGAGGTTTTCCTGGTGGCTCCGCTGTCCGAGACCGAGACCGACCAGCTGCTCGGCGAATTGGTCGGCGCCAAACCAGGTCCGGTGCTGCGGGAAATAGCCGGACGCGCCGCGGGAAATCCGATGTACGTGCAGGAAATGACCGACGCCTTGCTGCGGGCCGATGCCGTGGCCATCGGCGACGGCACTGCCGACGTCCCCGCGTCATCGATCTCGGATGCCCCTCAATCCCTCGTTGCCGCTGTCGGTAGGCGACTTGATTTCCTTTCCCCGCGCGCCCGGGAAGTGCTCCGCTGGGGTGCGCTGTTCGGTCTGGAATTCTCCGTCACCGACGTCGCCGCTGCCACTGGCCAACAAGTGTTCGAGCTTCTGTCGGCCTTCGAGGAAGCTGTCGCTGCCGATGTCGTCGTCGATGCCGAGACCCAACTGGCGTTCCGGCACCCGCTACTGCGGCAGGCGCTCTACGACGGAATCCCGAAGGCAGTGCGGGGTGCGCTGCACCGGCAGGCGGCGGAGGCATTCGCCCGCGGCGGTGCCCCGGTGCGGCAGGTCGCCGAACAGCTCCTGGCCGCACCGGCTGCCGACGACCGCTGGGTGCTGGAGTGGCTGGCGGACAACCACGTCGCCGTGTCCAACCGGGCACCGCTGATCGCCATCGAGCTGTTCGAGCGTGCGCTCGAAACCTGCCCGGCCAGTGACGGCAACCGAGAGGTGCTGCTCGCCGCGCTCGCGAAGGTGCTGTTCCGGGCGGGCCGCGACGCGGAGCCGAAAGTGCGGCAAGCCCTCGCCGTCGCGACCGACCCGTACCGGTCGGCGGAGATGCGGCAGCTGCTGGCAGCGATGTTGTTCCGAAGGGGCGAAACAGCCGTGGCGATCGACACTCTGGGGGGCTCGGCCGACAATCCCGCGGTACCAGAGATCTGGCGAGCCAGGCACAGATCGCTGCAGGCGAACTTCCGCCGCGGCGACCTCAGCGACCTCGACGCGACCGAGGAAAGCGCCGTTGACGCCTATACGGAGGCGGTGACGGCGGGTGAGCCCTACCCGATCGCGCACGCGTTGCAGACCAGGTGGCTGGTGGACACGGTGCGCCGGGATCACATGCAAGCGCTGGAGTACGTCGACAAGGCGCTCGAGGTGATCGGCCATGATCCCGACCTCTCCGAATTCCGCTTCGATCTGCTCGACAACCGGACGTTCACCTTGCAGAACCTGGATCGTCTGGACGAGGCGGAAGAGGCGATGCGCTCGGCCCGCAAGGTCGCGGCACAGGACCTCTCGTCCAGCGGTCTTCAGGTGACCGAGGCGGTGCACTACTACTGGGTGGGCCGCTGGGACGAAGCCATGCTCGAGTTGCAGACCCTGACCGAGGATGGACCTGCGATCTCGTTCTACGGGTTGCGCGAGCCCGGTCCGGCCGCGTTGCTCTCACACGGAGTCGGCGCGTTGATCGCCGGGCGGCGGGAAGACGCCAAGACGACCGCGCGTCATCTCAACGCGGCCGAGGAGTACTCGCCGTCGAGCGGCGCGGAGCGGGAAAACGTCGATTTCTTGCTGGTCGCGCAGGCACTGGCGGCCGAGCAACGCGGGGAACCGGAAAAGGCCCTGTCCATCATGGATCCGATCCTAAGTCCGGGGTTCGCGCCCCTGATGCTGCGGCACCAATGGCTGCCGGACCTCGTCCGGCTGGCGGTTGAGCTCGGCGATCTCAACCGGGCACACCAAGCGTTGGACGTGTGCCGAGAGGAAGCGGTCGAGGAAAGCCGGCCGGCTCGGGCGTTCACCGCGGCTGCCCGCTGCGAAGGGCTCATCTCCGGCGACCCCGAACCGATCATGGCCGCGGTGCAGCACTACCGAGTGGTGGGGCGTGGGATCGAACTCGCCGCGGCTCTAGAAGATGTCGCGCTGCTCCTGGCCCAACGGGATCTGCGGGACGACGCCCAGCGCAAACTGGACGAGGCAGTCCAGCAATTCGGCCTGCTGTCTGCCCGCTGGGACATCCGCCGAGCCGAGTCCAGGCTACGCGCACATGGGATTCTCCCGAATCCGCACACCCGGGTCATGCGCCCCGCCGACGGCTGGGCTGCCCTTTCGCGGGAAGAGGTCAGGATCGCAATCCTGGTCTCGGAAGGGCGTTCCAACCCGGACATCGCGGCCGAGCTGGCCGTACCACGGCGAATTGTGCAAAGTCATGTAACCAGCATCCTGGGCAAGCTGAACGTGCACTCTCGATTCGCTGTCGTCGACGAAGTTCGCAGACACGTCCCAGACCGCGCGCTGACCGAGGTTCACAGGTAA
- a CDS encoding SsgA family sporulation/cell division regulator, translating into MVSQNHKTIRSTAVFDLTAPAGVKTPVRVEMRYESSEPYAVNMSFHAGMSGQIDWVIARDLLADGLVVASGEGDVQIIPQLDNHEAVIIALSSPSGQAAFEAPAAKLADFLDETYDVVAPGDEGQWMSIDEELSRLLQTDLH; encoded by the coding sequence ATGGTGAGCCAGAACCACAAGACGATCCGCTCCACCGCGGTTTTCGACCTGACGGCCCCGGCGGGCGTGAAGACGCCGGTTAGGGTGGAAATGCGGTACGAGAGCAGTGAGCCGTACGCCGTGAACATGAGCTTCCACGCGGGAATGAGTGGTCAGATCGACTGGGTGATCGCCCGGGACCTGCTGGCGGACGGGCTGGTCGTTGCGAGTGGCGAAGGTGACGTGCAGATCATCCCCCAACTCGACAACCACGAGGCCGTCATCATCGCATTGAGCTCGCCGTCCGGGCAGGCCGCCTTCGAAGCGCCCGCTGCCAAACTGGCGGATTTCCTCGACGAGACCTACGACGTCGTCGCCCCCGGTGACGAGGGCCAGTGGATGAGCATCGACGAGGAACTTAGTCGATTACTGCAGACGGACCTGCATTGA
- a CDS encoding RNA-guided endonuclease InsQ/TnpB family protein, producing the protein MSFLLETGTTMPGRHANPGSEVGIDRGVAVAVATSDATGYDRVFITSGEEHRYLRLQRKLARQRKGSANRRKTLAKMRRIKRSERDRRADFCAQVAHRITTSNALVVLEDLPTRNMTRSARGSVEQPGSNVAQKAGLNRSILSKGWHAFELALRNAARTTGSTIVKTPATYTSQRCFVCRSVDPASRESQAVYRCTTCGHSGHADVNAARNILAAGRKEADVLQAVTACGDLQPLGGSAKQQALCPFRPPGFRGISRCQHRCRAHAQPAGLSYLVPRLRRSTTSGSPSPRPSRPPRPPCCSCEVSARTRSDAAREYLQRRTTEGRSKREIIRCLPRTLPSSGRLPNYPRCTHHARLTIR; encoded by the coding sequence GTGTCGTTTCTGTTGGAGACCGGTACGACCATGCCCGGACGGCACGCGAACCCCGGTAGCGAGGTAGGGATCGATCGGGGCGTTGCCGTTGCGGTCGCCACCAGCGACGCCACCGGCTACGACCGTGTCTTCATCACCAGTGGTGAGGAACACCGGTACCTACGGTTGCAACGGAAACTTGCACGTCAGCGCAAGGGATCGGCGAACCGGCGCAAGACCCTCGCGAAGATGCGGCGGATCAAACGATCCGAGCGTGACCGGCGCGCGGATTTCTGTGCTCAGGTCGCCCATCGAATCACCACCAGCAATGCACTGGTCGTCCTGGAAGACCTCCCTACCCGGAACATGACCCGTTCCGCGCGGGGGAGTGTCGAGCAGCCCGGTTCGAACGTGGCCCAGAAAGCCGGGCTCAACCGCAGCATCCTGTCCAAAGGCTGGCATGCGTTCGAGCTGGCCCTCCGCAACGCTGCCCGCACCACCGGCAGCACCATTGTGAAGACCCCTGCCACGTACACGTCGCAACGCTGCTTTGTGTGCCGCAGTGTGGATCCGGCATCCCGTGAGAGCCAAGCGGTTTACCGGTGCACCACCTGCGGACATTCCGGGCACGCGGACGTCAACGCGGCCCGCAACATTCTCGCAGCTGGACGGAAAGAAGCCGACGTGCTTCAAGCGGTGACAGCCTGTGGAGACCTCCAGCCGTTGGGCGGGTCTGCGAAGCAGCAGGCTCTTTGCCCGTTCCGCCCGCCTGGATTCCGAGGCATATCGCGGTGTCAACACCGCTGTCGCGCACACGCTCAGCCGGCTGGCTTGTCGTATCTAGTACCTCGCTTGAGGAGATCCACGACCTCCGGCAGCCCATCACCACGGCCGTCAAGGCCGCCGCGCCCGCCCTGTTGCAGTTGCGAGGTATCGGCCCGGACTCGCAGCGACGCTGCTCGCGAGTACCTGCAACGGCGAACCACCGAAGGACGGTCCAAACGCGAGATCATTCGCTGCCTGCCTCGAACGCTTCCTAGCTCGGGCCGTCTACCGAATTATCCGCGATGCACTCACCACGCCCGTTTGACAATCCGTTGA
- a CDS encoding helix-turn-helix transcriptional regulator: protein MERVRVAVLSSDAITHAGLESCLDSRAEVLVVPNRNLVEVDVVVLAAERLTDGVTALRALGDDLERSAVLVIDQLDPAGLLAAVECGVAAVIPRIAATADHLIRVIQVAATGGGVLPPDLMGELLREIARLQREVLAPRGISASGLTPRELDVVRLLAEGLDTADIAEKLAYSERTVKNVIYGMTNRLKLRNRPHVVAYAMRAGVI, encoded by the coding sequence ATGGAACGAGTTCGCGTGGCTGTGCTTTCCTCCGATGCCATTACGCATGCTGGGCTTGAAAGCTGCCTCGACTCTCGCGCCGAGGTGTTGGTGGTGCCGAATCGAAACCTGGTCGAGGTGGACGTCGTCGTCCTGGCAGCCGAGCGGCTGACTGACGGGGTGACCGCCTTGCGCGCCTTGGGGGACGACTTGGAGCGCAGTGCAGTCCTGGTGATTGACCAGTTGGATCCGGCTGGTTTGCTCGCGGCGGTGGAATGTGGTGTGGCGGCGGTGATTCCACGCATTGCGGCCACCGCGGATCATTTGATAAGAGTCATCCAGGTCGCCGCGACCGGAGGTGGCGTGCTGCCGCCGGACCTGATGGGAGAGCTGCTCCGCGAGATTGCTCGTCTGCAGCGGGAGGTCCTGGCACCGCGCGGTATCAGCGCTTCCGGGTTGACACCTCGCGAGCTCGATGTCGTCCGCTTGCTGGCCGAGGGCTTGGATACTGCTGATATCGCTGAGAAGCTGGCCTACTCGGAGCGCACCGTGAAGAACGTCATCTACGGAATGACCAACAGGCTCAAGTTGCGCAACCGGCCACATGTCGTCGCCTACGCAATGCGTGCAGGCGTGATCTGA
- a CDS encoding ABC transporter substrate-binding protein, giving the protein MTMRRSSWSALGLSAILLVALAGCGGAGGSDSGKIEIKVATFGEFGYEPLFAEYEAQHPNIDLVPQVSDFEAHHKGLATHLAGGSGVADVVAIEEQYMPQFLQSKDKFVNLADFGAKELQGQWSPWKWEQGASKDGSFVLGLGTDMGGLALCYRRDMFGKAGLPTDRDEVAKLWPTWEEFARVADRFSAAVPDAKFADSAGSIYTAILNQSEENFFSKADDSFIADRNPNLRRAFDIAGSIGAKGQTAKVTTYTQAWNVAVKQGSFAVMNCPAWMLEQVKDAGGNANTGKWDVTTVPGNSGNQGGSYLAVPKQSSHQKEAYDVAKWLTAPEQQKKIFLQSGILPSTPAAYQAPEVVSKTDPYFDNAPVGKIYASAADSLRPNYRGPKDSLVRPKFGLALGRVEDGKQTLDEAWAEAVQQAREAVK; this is encoded by the coding sequence ATGACGATGAGACGTTCGTCCTGGTCAGCCCTCGGGTTGAGTGCCATCCTGCTGGTGGCATTGGCAGGGTGCGGGGGAGCCGGCGGATCCGACAGCGGGAAGATTGAGATCAAGGTCGCGACCTTCGGCGAGTTCGGCTACGAACCGCTGTTCGCGGAGTACGAGGCGCAGCACCCCAACATCGACCTCGTGCCCCAGGTCTCCGACTTCGAGGCTCACCACAAGGGGCTGGCCACCCATCTCGCAGGCGGGAGCGGCGTCGCCGACGTCGTCGCGATCGAAGAGCAATACATGCCGCAGTTCCTGCAGTCCAAGGACAAGTTCGTCAACCTTGCCGACTTCGGGGCCAAGGAGTTGCAGGGCCAGTGGTCCCCTTGGAAGTGGGAGCAGGGGGCCAGCAAGGACGGCAGCTTCGTCCTCGGCCTCGGGACGGACATGGGTGGTCTCGCACTCTGCTACCGCCGTGACATGTTCGGGAAGGCCGGCCTGCCAACCGACCGCGATGAGGTGGCCAAGCTGTGGCCGACCTGGGAAGAGTTCGCCCGTGTCGCCGATCGGTTCAGCGCGGCGGTACCTGATGCGAAGTTCGCCGATTCTGCCGGCAGCATTTACACCGCGATCCTCAACCAGTCCGAGGAGAACTTCTTCTCCAAGGCGGACGATTCGTTCATCGCTGACCGGAATCCGAACCTGCGCCGCGCCTTCGACATCGCAGGGAGCATCGGGGCGAAGGGGCAGACCGCCAAGGTGACCACCTACACCCAGGCGTGGAACGTCGCGGTCAAGCAGGGTTCGTTCGCCGTCATGAACTGCCCGGCCTGGATGCTGGAGCAGGTCAAGGATGCGGGCGGCAATGCGAACACGGGCAAGTGGGACGTCACGACGGTCCCCGGCAACAGCGGCAACCAGGGCGGCTCCTACCTTGCTGTGCCCAAGCAGAGCTCGCACCAGAAGGAAGCCTACGACGTCGCGAAGTGGCTGACCGCTCCAGAACAGCAGAAGAAGATCTTCTTGCAGAGCGGAATCCTGCCCAGCACACCAGCCGCCTACCAGGCCCCCGAGGTGGTCAGCAAGACCGATCCGTACTTCGACAACGCGCCGGTGGGCAAGATCTACGCGTCCGCTGCGGACAGCCTGCGACCGAACTACCGCGGTCCCAAGGACAGCCTCGTGCGCCCGAAGTTCGGTCTGGCGCTTGGCCGCGTCGAAGACGGGAAGCAAACCCTCGACGAGGCGTGGGCCGAAGCAGTCCAGCAGGCACGCGAAGCAGTCAAGTAG
- a CDS encoding carbohydrate ABC transporter permease — protein sequence MPARPSALPSTVSGSHSSQLLARIDGRVSPYLFIAPFFVLFAVFGLFPLLYTAWVSLHDWQLIDGDQGFVGLANYAALFADPDFYNALFNTASIFLVSTVPQLLAALGIAALLNRPLRAGTAWRAGILLPNVVSVVAVALVFGQLFGRDFGVVNWILGMLGVEPVDWEAQRWSSHLAIAVMVMWRWTGYNALLYLAAMRNVSRELYEAAALDGASRWRSFWSITVPGIRPTIIFTVVVSTIGGLQLFAEPQLFDSSGTAGVGGNDRQFQTLTMYLYEKGFGLFDAGYAAAIAWVLFIVCLLSALANFALVRRIRGGG from the coding sequence ATGCCAGCGCGCCCGTCGGCCTTGCCGTCAACAGTTTCGGGTTCACATTCGAGCCAACTGCTCGCCAGGATCGACGGTCGAGTCTCGCCCTACCTCTTTATCGCGCCCTTCTTCGTGCTGTTCGCGGTGTTCGGCCTTTTCCCGCTGCTGTACACCGCGTGGGTCTCGCTGCACGACTGGCAACTGATCGACGGCGATCAGGGTTTCGTCGGGTTGGCGAACTACGCTGCGCTGTTCGCCGACCCCGACTTCTACAACGCCCTGTTCAACACCGCGAGCATCTTCCTGGTTTCCACCGTTCCGCAGTTGTTGGCCGCTCTCGGCATTGCGGCCTTGCTCAACCGGCCACTGCGGGCGGGAACCGCATGGCGGGCCGGCATCCTGCTGCCGAACGTCGTTTCAGTGGTAGCCGTGGCGCTGGTCTTCGGTCAGTTGTTCGGGCGTGATTTCGGCGTGGTCAACTGGATCCTGGGGATGCTCGGCGTGGAACCCGTGGACTGGGAGGCGCAGCGCTGGTCCTCCCACCTGGCCATCGCGGTCATGGTGATGTGGCGTTGGACCGGCTACAACGCCCTGCTTTACCTGGCGGCTATGCGCAACGTCTCGAGGGAGCTCTACGAAGCCGCAGCGCTGGACGGAGCATCGAGGTGGCGATCGTTCTGGTCGATCACCGTCCCCGGAATCCGGCCGACCATCATCTTCACCGTGGTGGTGTCGACGATCGGCGGCCTGCAGCTGTTCGCGGAGCCGCAGCTGTTCGACTCGTCGGGAACCGCGGGTGTTGGTGGCAACGACCGCCAGTTCCAGACGTTGACCATGTACCTCTACGAGAAGGGGTTCGGCCTGTTCGACGCCGGGTACGCGGCGGCAATCGCGTGGGTGCTGTTCATTGTTTGCCTGCTGTCCGCCTTGGCGAACTTCGCGCTGGTCCGCCGCATTCGGGGAGGCGGTTGA
- a CDS encoding carbohydrate ABC transporter permease, giving the protein MSASVVGRPPQVRGSAGARRLDRRPGGLVYGFLFAVVATSVFPLYWSFVVASSDGSAIGEVTPPLIPGGYFLDNVRRVFDTVDFWLAIQNSLIVSGTVMVSTVVLSSFAGFAFARLRFPGRNTLFLVVLGTVMVPAQLGVVPLYMVVGNFGWYGRLEAVIVPGLINAFSVFWMRQACEEAVHVELVDAARVDGCSLWGTFWHVAVPAIRPQAAVLGMVTFMAAWNDFFWPLIVLDPNESPTVQVALSRLASGYFLDYSLMLTGTTLGVLPVIIVFVLLARQIVNGITRASVNG; this is encoded by the coding sequence ATGAGCGCGAGTGTTGTTGGCCGGCCGCCGCAGGTTCGCGGATCTGCGGGCGCGCGGCGGCTGGACCGCCGGCCCGGCGGTCTGGTCTACGGCTTTCTCTTCGCGGTGGTCGCGACGTCGGTTTTCCCGCTGTACTGGTCCTTCGTGGTGGCTTCGAGTGACGGATCGGCGATCGGTGAGGTGACTCCTCCGCTGATCCCAGGCGGCTACTTCCTGGACAACGTCCGACGTGTCTTCGACACCGTGGATTTCTGGTTGGCGATCCAGAACTCGTTGATCGTGTCGGGCACGGTCATGGTGTCGACCGTTGTGCTGTCGAGCTTCGCCGGATTCGCTTTCGCCCGCCTGCGCTTCCCGGGAAGGAACACCCTGTTCCTGGTCGTGCTCGGCACGGTGATGGTGCCCGCCCAGCTCGGCGTGGTCCCCTTGTACATGGTGGTCGGAAACTTCGGATGGTACGGCCGTTTGGAAGCGGTGATCGTGCCGGGACTGATCAACGCGTTCAGCGTGTTCTGGATGCGCCAAGCGTGCGAGGAGGCGGTGCACGTCGAGCTGGTCGATGCGGCCCGGGTCGACGGCTGTTCGCTGTGGGGAACGTTCTGGCACGTCGCGGTCCCTGCGATCCGCCCACAGGCGGCGGTGCTGGGCATGGTGACGTTCATGGCGGCGTGGAACGATTTCTTCTGGCCGCTGATCGTGCTGGACCCGAACGAGAGCCCCACCGTTCAGGTCGCCCTGTCGAGGCTGGCGAGCGGGTACTTCCTGGACTACTCGTTGATGCTGACCGGTACGACTCTCGGCGTTTTGCCCGTTATCATCGTATTCGTCTTGCTTGCACGCCAGATCGTGAACGGAATCACGCGAGCTTCAGTCAACGGATGA
- a CDS encoding GH1 family beta-glucosidase: MTNGQELAFPPGFAWGVATASYQIEGGAKEDGRGASIWDTFTAREGTVVNGDTGDTACDHFHRYPEDVAMIAELGFPTYRFSVSWPRVMPDGRTLQPSGIAFYDRLVDELLSHGINPMVTLYHWDLPQALEDTGGWRVRDTAARFADYAATVYSALGDRVQEWTTLNEPFCSAFLGYGNGVHAPGVVDPGTALVAGHHLLLAHGWAMDVLRTAASPGQRFSIVLNFSPVLVDVDDEPHREAARKFDGMHNRLFLDPVLGRGYPEDVLGDVAHLQALEPAIHDGDLTTIAAPIDWLGVNYYAPTRVAPLPDPTEPSNCGLPGLRGFNVLPPRGPLTSFGWEQTPESLTDLLLWLHRHCPDLPLVVAENGAAFPDAVDFDGRIRDGERIRYFAEHLRAVHRAIEQGADVRGYLAWSLLDNFEWAMGYSQRFGLVHVDFDTQQRTIKDSARFYSRVVAANAIPDEASNAIPDGASVDRVVDGASVDRVAD, encoded by the coding sequence ATGACCAACGGGCAGGAACTTGCATTCCCACCGGGCTTTGCCTGGGGGGTTGCCACGGCCTCGTATCAGATCGAAGGTGGTGCGAAGGAAGATGGTCGTGGGGCGTCCATCTGGGACACGTTCACCGCCCGGGAGGGCACGGTCGTCAACGGCGACACGGGTGATACGGCCTGCGATCACTTTCACCGCTACCCCGAAGACGTCGCAATGATCGCCGAACTCGGGTTCCCGACGTACCGCTTCTCGGTGTCCTGGCCCCGAGTCATGCCGGACGGGCGGACGTTGCAACCATCGGGAATCGCGTTCTACGATCGACTTGTCGACGAGCTGCTCAGCCACGGCATTAATCCGATGGTCACGCTCTACCACTGGGACCTGCCGCAGGCACTTGAAGACACAGGGGGATGGCGCGTCCGCGACACCGCTGCACGGTTCGCCGATTACGCGGCGACGGTGTACAGCGCTCTCGGCGATCGAGTCCAGGAGTGGACGACGCTCAACGAGCCGTTCTGCTCGGCCTTTCTCGGCTACGGCAACGGGGTTCATGCGCCCGGAGTCGTCGATCCCGGCACGGCGCTAGTCGCAGGACACCATCTCCTGTTGGCTCACGGATGGGCAATGGACGTATTGCGGACAGCCGCAAGCCCTGGGCAGCGATTTTCCATCGTGCTGAACTTCTCGCCGGTGCTGGTCGATGTGGACGACGAGCCGCACCGCGAGGCGGCGCGCAAATTCGATGGTATGCATAACAGGCTCTTCCTCGATCCGGTGCTGGGCCGCGGCTATCCCGAGGACGTGCTCGGCGATGTCGCTCACCTGCAGGCCCTGGAACCCGCGATCCATGATGGCGACCTGACGACGATTGCCGCCCCGATCGACTGGCTCGGGGTGAACTATTACGCGCCGACCCGCGTGGCACCGTTGCCGGATCCAACCGAACCGAGCAACTGCGGCCTTCCAGGTTTGCGGGGCTTCAACGTGCTTCCGCCGCGCGGCCCGCTCACCTCGTTCGGTTGGGAGCAGACACCAGAGTCGCTGACTGACCTGTTGCTGTGGCTGCACCGGCACTGCCCGGACCTTCCGCTCGTGGTGGCGGAGAACGGCGCTGCCTTCCCTGACGCGGTCGATTTCGACGGCCGGATCCGAGACGGCGAACGGATCCGCTACTTCGCCGAGCACCTCCGCGCCGTCCACCGGGCGATCGAGCAAGGCGCAGACGTTCGCGGCTACCTCGCGTGGTCGTTGCTGGACAACTTCGAGTGGGCGATGGGGTATTCGCAGCGGTTCGGTCTGGTTCACGTCGACTTCGACACCCAGCAGCGCACGATCAAAGACAGCGCCCGGTTCTATTCGCGCGTCGTGGCCGCCAACGCCATCCCGGACGAGGCCTCGAACGCCATCCCGGACGGTGCCTCGGTCGATCGAGTTGTGGACGGTGCCTCGGTCGATCGAGTTGCGGACTGA